One genomic segment of Chiloscyllium plagiosum isolate BGI_BamShark_2017 chromosome 10, ASM401019v2, whole genome shotgun sequence includes these proteins:
- the LOC122553913 gene encoding uncharacterized protein LOC122553913 gives MVYCLPGVRIKDITEWLQDILSREDEESADILHIGTSNTEKKRDELLKIKFRELVIGIQTVGVFGDRGTDCRRDWDTDCGSDRGSGYGLWERLGYGLWERSVIWIQTVGVFGIRTVGVIGDGILTVGVIGIRTVGVIGDGILPVGVIGIGIGIRTVGAIGDRDTYYGRDRESEYGLWERSVIGIRTVGEIGDQDTDCGRDRVTDCGSDRGSGYRLWERSGYGLWESSGIGIRTVGEIGDRDTDWELSGYGLWERSGIGIRTVGVIGIRTMGVIGDRDTDCGSDRDTDCGRVRGLGYGLWE, from the exons atggtatactgcctccctggtgtcaggatcaaagACATCACAGAATGGCTGCAGGACATACTTTCTAGGGAGGATGAAGAATCAGCGGATATTCTCCACATTGGCACCAGCAACACAGAGAAGAAGAGGGATGAGCTCCTGAAAATaaaatttagggagttag TGATCGGGATACAGACTGTGGGAGTGTTCGGGGATCGGGGTACGGACTGTAGGAGAGATTgggatacggactgtgggagtgatcggggatcgggatacggactgtgggagagattgggatacggactgtgggagCGATCGGTGATCTGG aTACAGACTGTGGGGGTATTcgggatacggactgtgggagtgaTCGGAGATGGGATACTGACTGTGGGAGTGATcgggatacggactgtgggagtgaTCGGAGATGGGatactgcctgtgggagtgatcGGGATCGG GATcgggatacggactgtgggagCGATCGGTGATCGGGATACGTACTATGGGAGAGATCGCGAATCGGAATATGGACTGTGGGAGCGATCGGTGATcgggatacggactgtgggagaGATCGGGGATCAggatacggactgtgggagaGATCGGGTTACGGACTGTGGGAGTGATCGGGGATCAGGATACAGACTGTGGGAGCGATcgggatacggactgtgggagaGTTCGGGGATTgggatacggactgtgggagaGATCGGGGATCGGGATACAGACTGGGAGTTATcgggatacggactgtgggagaGATCGGGGATcgggatacggactgtgggagtgaTCGGGATACGGACTATGGGAGTGATCGGTGATAGGGATACAGACTGTGGGAGTGATcgggatacggactgtgggagaGTTCGGGGATTgggatacggactgtgggagtga